Proteins encoded in a region of the Armatimonadota bacterium genome:
- a CDS encoding chromosome segregation protein SMC: MQKRGTSGYYISQLRVENWRNFTLAEVILPRRVFLVGPNASGKSNFLDILRFLRDLVSVGGGFQEAVRRRGGVSRLRSLSARRYSDIGLVVTVSNEDGTESWCYTIRYNQDNLRRPVLREEHISHDGQVLLDRPDEKDKDDPERLTQTYLEQVNVNRPFRTLADVFASISYLHIVPQLIREPDRSVGRHHDPYGGDFLERIAQAPERTRQARLRRIQDALRLAVPQLNELQLYRDERGTPHLKGNYQHWRPRGAWLSEQDFSDGTLRLIGLLWVLQDGTGPLLLEEPELYLHPEVIRYIPQMFARVQRRTRRQIIVSTHSADLLQDSGIGLDEVLLFFPEDEGTVIRRADEFGQVKTLLEQGTTLSEIVIPMTRPERAHQLGLFEGV, from the coding sequence ATGCAAAAAAGGGGGACTTCGGGCTATTACATATCTCAGCTGCGCGTAGAGAACTGGCGCAACTTCACCTTAGCGGAAGTGATACTGCCGCGGCGCGTGTTTCTTGTTGGGCCTAACGCCTCCGGTAAGTCTAATTTTTTAGATATTCTGCGCTTCCTGCGGGACCTTGTCTCGGTAGGGGGAGGATTCCAAGAGGCGGTACGTCGCCGTGGAGGGGTATCTCGCCTGCGTAGCCTGTCTGCTCGCAGATATTCCGACATCGGCCTTGTGGTCACCGTTTCCAATGAGGACGGAACAGAGTCTTGGTGTTACACCATTCGGTATAACCAGGACAACTTAAGACGTCCCGTACTGCGTGAGGAGCACATATCCCATGATGGTCAAGTACTGCTGGATCGTCCCGATGAGAAGGATAAAGATGACCCGGAGCGATTGACACAGACTTACCTGGAACAGGTGAACGTTAACCGTCCCTTTCGGACTCTGGCGGACGTTTTCGCCTCTATCAGCTACCTTCACATTGTGCCACAGCTGATACGCGAACCTGACCGCTCCGTTGGCCGCCACCACGATCCGTATGGGGGCGACTTTCTGGAACGGATTGCGCAAGCGCCGGAGCGCACACGACAGGCACGCTTGCGTCGTATTCAGGACGCCTTGCGTTTGGCGGTTCCCCAGCTCAACGAACTACAGCTGTACAGAGACGAAAGGGGTACTCCGCACCTGAAGGGCAATTACCAGCACTGGCGTCCGCGTGGAGCATGGCTTTCGGAACAGGATTTCTCCGATGGCACTTTACGCCTTATTGGCCTGCTATGGGTGCTTCAAGACGGTACCGGCCCCTTGCTTCTGGAAGAGCCTGAACTATACCTGCATCCAGAGGTCATCCGATATATCCCCCAGATGTTTGCTCGCGTTCAGCGACGTACACGCCGACAAATTATCGTGAGCACACATTCTGCAGACCTGTTACAAGACAGTGGAATAGGGCTGGACGAAGTATTGCTGTTCTTTCCTGAGGACGAAGGCACCGTCATCCGGCGGGCGGATGAGTTCGGGCAGGTAAAGACACTCCTGGAGCAAGGAACGACACTCTCGGAAATCGTTATACCGATGACCAGACCAGAGAGGGCGCATCAGCTGGGCTTGTTCGAGGGAGTGTGA
- a CDS encoding DUF4432 domain-containing protein — protein sequence MPVLFGKNISVSELLQKVGDISQVARVKPIRLIEGVEDGVLGFDFTTGSGLTFSVLASRGMDISAAHYKGKPLAWRSATGDAHPYTYEPEKFGWLRGFYGGLVTTCGYSTMGFPSEDDGQQLGLHGRASYTPAYHLAWGGEWRGEEYVLFAQGSLREAIVFGENLQLTRRIETQLGATWLRIHDVVKNLGYKRTPHMILYHINLGWPVVDEGAEIVLPSQEVIPRTEIAAKDIAIWNRLIAPTPGFYEQVYFHKMGAKADGTVVCGIVNRACEGGYGVYVRYNRNELPYFTQWKMMGQGEYVVGLEPGNALVQGRVEERAAGRLQHLNPGEERTYTLEIGVLEGIEAIAQFEQEVKACEG from the coding sequence ATGCCTGTGCTCTTTGGCAAGAACATCAGCGTCAGCGAACTGCTTCAAAAGGTTGGCGATATCTCGCAGGTTGCCCGAGTGAAGCCGATACGCCTGATAGAAGGCGTCGAGGATGGTGTGCTGGGCTTCGATTTCACAACAGGCAGCGGGCTCACTTTCAGCGTGCTCGCCAGCCGCGGAATGGACATCTCTGCTGCTCACTACAAGGGTAAACCGCTGGCATGGCGATCGGCTACAGGCGACGCCCATCCGTATACCTACGAACCCGAGAAGTTCGGTTGGTTGCGTGGGTTCTATGGTGGACTGGTGACCACCTGTGGTTACAGCACGATGGGTTTTCCCAGCGAGGACGACGGACAGCAGCTGGGCTTGCATGGACGGGCATCTTACACGCCAGCGTACCACCTCGCATGGGGCGGGGAATGGCGCGGCGAGGAGTATGTGCTGTTCGCGCAGGGCAGTCTGCGTGAAGCCATCGTATTCGGTGAGAACCTGCAGCTCACCCGACGTATCGAGACGCAGCTAGGCGCGACATGGCTGCGCATCCACGACGTGGTGAAGAATCTGGGCTACAAGCGCACACCGCATATGATTCTGTACCACATCAACCTCGGCTGGCCCGTGGTGGACGAGGGGGCAGAGATAGTTCTGCCTAGTCAGGAGGTAATCCCGCGCACCGAGATCGCCGCAAAGGATATCGCGATATGGAACCGCCTGATTGCGCCCACGCCCGGCTTCTACGAGCAGGTGTACTTCCACAAGATGGGTGCAAAGGCGGACGGCACGGTGGTGTGCGGTATCGTCAACCGCGCATGCGAGGGCGGATACGGTGTCTACGTGCGCTACAACCGCAACGAACTGCCCTACTTCACCCAGTGGAAGATGATGGGGCAGGGCGAGTATGTGGTTGGATTGGAGCCGGGCAATGCGCTGGTGCAGGGGCGTGTGGAGGAGCGAGCTGCCGGACGCCTGCAGCACCTGAATCCGGGCGAGGAGCGCACCTACACGCTGGAAATCGGCGTGCTGGAAGGCATAGAGGCGATCGCGCAGTTCGAGCAGGAGGTGAAGGCGTGCGAGGGGTAA